One window of the Trachemys scripta elegans isolate TJP31775 unplaced genomic scaffold, CAS_Tse_1.0 scaffold_26, whole genome shotgun sequence genome contains the following:
- the LOC117870320 gene encoding butyrophilin subfamily 1 member A1-like translates to MPKDSECPFELSATKSKLLESLLEKMTSKKWNPGGKENEEEWRRARTYADDITLNPDTAHSNLSISEDKKKFIHEPQPQKVPPTPERFDSTACVLGSEGFSSGEHYWEVDVGSSKDWDLGVARKSIERKGKLSLSPKAGFWALGWSGKDYCAKTDPWTRVMVQKKPEKIGVYLRYQEGQVTFFNATDMSVLFTFNDCSFSGEVYPFFKSSHKKTSMRICSIREDK, encoded by the exons AATCATTGCTGGAAAAGATGA CCTCAAAAAAATGGAACCCAG Gtgggaaagaaaatgaagaag AGTGGAGAAGGGCTCGCACCTATGCAG atgacatcactCTTAATCCAGACACAGCCCACTCCAACCTCTCCATTTCTGAGGATAAGAAGAAATTTATTCATGAACCCCAACCTCAAAAAGTTCCACCAACTCCAGAGAGGTTCGATTCGACTGCCTGTGTGTTAGGCTCTGAAGGATTCTCCTCTGGAGAGCACTACTGGGAGGTGGACGTCGGGAGCAGCAAGGACTGGGACCTGGGTGTGGCGAGAAAATCtatagagagaaaaggaaaactttcCCTGTCCCCTAAAGCAGGattctgggctctgggttggagtGGGAAAGATTACTGTGCAAAAACAGATCCATGGACCCGGGTAATGGTGCAAAAAAAGCCTGAGAAAATTGGAGTTTACCTTCGTTACCAAGAGGGGCAGGTGACCTTTTTCAATGCAACTGACATGTCTGTGTTGTTCACATTTAACGATTGTTCATTCTCAGGAGAGGTTTATCCATTCTTTAAAAGTTCCCACAAAAAAACATCAATGAGAATTTGTTCTATAAGAGAAGATAAATGA